A genomic region of Gammaproteobacteria bacterium contains the following coding sequences:
- a CDS encoding BMC domain-containing protein yields the protein MNRAHGEIFTISRTYTMNPDLTIRALIQIDRLQPKFAAYTGATVQGSIPLAGDTVLIGELAPGNEVFRLVDKALKASSVEATSQIVEREFGFFILRSPNNSEVSAARDAILSELGMSMSQRLKPQVESTQIITSVEPYQAQLLNKWSSGSLVVPGQTLGIIECAPAAYISIAANEAEKAAEIDIVQVQALGRYGRFFMSGSEASVQTALEAATTAIDLVEGIETAPQ from the coding sequence ATGAATCGCGCCCATGGCGAGATATTTACGATCTCTAGGACCTATACGATGAATCCAGACCTTACTATTCGTGCACTGATACAGATCGACAGGCTGCAACCTAAATTTGCAGCCTACACCGGCGCCACTGTTCAAGGTTCGATCCCACTGGCCGGAGACACGGTGTTGATCGGCGAACTGGCACCAGGCAACGAAGTCTTCAGGCTCGTGGACAAAGCACTCAAAGCTTCCAGTGTTGAGGCAACTTCACAAATCGTGGAACGCGAGTTCGGCTTTTTCATTTTGCGCTCGCCGAACAATTCGGAGGTCAGCGCAGCACGCGATGCCATTTTGAGCGAACTGGGCATGTCCATGAGTCAACGCCTTAAACCTCAGGTTGAATCAACCCAGATCATCACTTCGGTCGAACCTTATCAGGCTCAACTTCTGAACAAGTGGTCCAGCGGATCACTGGTGGTGCCGGGTCAAACACTTGGTATCATTGAGTGCGCACCAGCGGCTTATATCTCGATCGCCGCCAATGAAGCAGAAAAAGCGGCGGAGATTGACATCGTACAAGTGCAAGCACTGGGTCGATACGGCCGATTTTTCATGTCGGGCAGTGAGGCTTCGGTACAGACCGCACTGGAGGCGGCAACCACAGCCATCGATTTGGTCGAGGGCATCGAAACGGCGCCGCAATGA
- a CDS encoding aldehyde dehydrogenase family protein has protein sequence MDADLLSIYEARRAAELAWEAFRKFRGTDVSLIDEMVQTVSSAIEPECARLGLLAAEETGYGNAEDKRLKNLFNCLTVADWLRNVRTLGVLWQDDVTKIVAVGEPMGVVAALIPVTNPTSTIIYKVLSAIKAGNAIVCAPHPRGVQCGLETIRIMAQAAEQMGAPRGLIQCLPHVTQEGTAELMRHRRTSVVMATGGSAMVRAAYSSGKPTLAVGPGNVPVYVHSSKAHELDEIAEQIMVSKSFDYGTACVSEQSVIADQGIAQQLRYEIKSRGGYFCTVEESARLADVIFTEELSIRIGSVGQSAHRLAQLADITLPPNTRVLLSEQTEIGRHIPLSMEKLNPVLAWYEARDVASGYDLCRQVVELGGWGHTAVTYCDDPDTVAQFGQLPVGRLLVNTPAITGGMGFSTDLEPSFMLGTGTASGSIVSDNVTALHLINIKRIAYESRPWRDIYDL, from the coding sequence ATGGACGCTGACTTACTGTCAATCTACGAAGCCCGGCGCGCGGCTGAGTTGGCCTGGGAAGCTTTTCGCAAATTTCGCGGTACTGATGTCTCGTTGATTGATGAGATGGTTCAAACCGTGTCATCGGCCATAGAGCCCGAATGTGCACGTCTGGGGTTGTTGGCTGCAGAGGAAACTGGTTACGGAAATGCCGAAGACAAGCGGCTCAAAAACCTCTTTAACTGCCTGACGGTCGCGGACTGGCTGCGCAATGTGCGCACGCTGGGCGTTCTATGGCAGGACGATGTCACAAAAATTGTTGCTGTGGGCGAACCGATGGGTGTGGTTGCCGCGCTCATTCCGGTGACCAACCCAACTTCGACGATCATTTATAAAGTATTGTCCGCAATCAAAGCCGGCAACGCCATCGTCTGCGCGCCCCATCCTCGCGGGGTACAGTGCGGGCTGGAAACAATCCGCATCATGGCACAAGCTGCTGAACAGATGGGCGCACCCCGCGGCCTGATTCAATGCCTACCACACGTGACGCAGGAAGGCACTGCTGAACTGATGCGACATCGACGCACTTCTGTGGTCATGGCAACCGGCGGCAGTGCTATGGTGCGCGCCGCCTATTCATCCGGCAAACCGACGCTCGCGGTGGGGCCCGGTAACGTTCCTGTCTATGTTCACAGTTCCAAAGCCCATGAACTCGATGAAATTGCTGAGCAGATTATGGTGTCTAAATCTTTTGACTACGGCACTGCCTGTGTATCCGAACAGTCGGTGATCGCTGACCAGGGCATTGCTCAACAGTTGCGCTATGAGATCAAGTCCAGAGGGGGGTATTTCTGTACTGTGGAAGAATCGGCACGACTGGCCGACGTGATATTTACGGAGGAATTATCCATTCGCATTGGCAGCGTTGGTCAGTCAGCCCATCGCCTTGCACAACTCGCCGATATCACATTGCCCCCAAATACGCGGGTGCTGCTGTCAGAACAGACCGAAATCGGTCGCCACATACCGCTGTCTATGGAGAAACTTAATCCAGTACTTGCCTGGTACGAAGCACGTGATGTCGCCAGCGGCTACGACCTGTGTCGGCAGGTCGTTGAGTTGGGCGGCTGGGGACATACTGCGGTGACTTATTGTGACGATCCAGATACCGTGGCCCAGTTTGGTCAGTTACCGGTGGGGCGATTGCTGGTCAATACACCCGCCATTACCGGAGGCATGGGATTTTCCACCGATCTGGAACCGAGCTTCATGCTGGGCACTGGCACAGCATCCGGCTCAATCGTCTCGGACAATGTGACCGCCCTGCATCTGATCAACATCAAACGCATCGCTTATGAATCGCGCCCATGGCGAGATATTTACGATCTCTAG
- a CDS encoding BMC domain-containing protein yields the protein MAEKLGPGHVALGMIETRGVVPAIEAADAMVKAANVTIIGHVKAGGGLVSVLVRGEVGAVKAATDAGAVAANKVGELVAVHVIPRPDAEIEGLLPSLG from the coding sequence ATGGCAGAAAAATTGGGTCCGGGGCATGTCGCCCTGGGGATGATTGAAACCCGGGGCGTTGTCCCGGCAATAGAAGCAGCGGACGCAATGGTCAAGGCTGCAAATGTCACCATCATAGGCCACGTCAAGGCAGGTGGCGGCCTGGTTTCAGTGCTGGTCAGAGGCGAGGTCGGTGCAGTCAAAGCTGCGACCGATGCCGGTGCCGTTGCAGCCAACAAGGTGGGGGAACTGGTTGCTGTCCATGTAATCCCGAGGCCAGACGCGGAAATCGAAGGCCTGCTGCCGTCGCTGGGCTGA
- a CDS encoding EutN/CcmL family microcompartment protein, whose protein sequence is MKIARVIGSVTGTIKDDRLVGQKLLLVDIVDASGAVLNPSQVITDTCGAGVGDMVLLASGSAARISSETSGVPTDETAVMLVDAITVNNQLTYQVNSD, encoded by the coding sequence ATGAAAATCGCCCGAGTCATCGGTTCAGTAACCGGTACTATCAAAGACGACCGCCTGGTGGGCCAAAAACTGCTACTTGTGGACATTGTAGATGCCAGTGGGGCCGTACTGAACCCGAGCCAGGTGATTACTGATACCTGTGGTGCCGGAGTTGGTGATATGGTCTTACTGGCGTCGGGTTCGGCAGCTCGAATATCATCAGAAACCAGCGGCGTTCCGACTGACGAAACAGCTGTTATGCTGGTAGACGCAATTACTGTAAACAATCAACTGACTTACCAGGTAAATTCTGACTAA
- a CDS encoding glutamine synthetase family protein encodes MGQAHKPLPEGVHTVVLGMGDLNGLLRGKRIPAENWANICESGMAMSNATFAIDMTCDVWDTPYTNWDTGYPDMYVMPIGEVHPIPWEEGVVYSFAEVVGADHQPLAIDPRAALVRVLQKAADMEYEVRIGTELEFYLLDKETLKPRDRGIQVYGLPRAAELEHVLGPIRRHLTAVGIPIEQSNPEYAAGQVEVNIRYDEALTAADRVVTFRGLVKELGNTHGYHATFMSKPFFAESGNGFHVHHSLWRDGKNQMADNGALSKLGRHYLAGLQKHMVEMSMVSATTPNAYRRRQPYSFCPINNAWGVDNRTVGLRVILGNDSAVRVEKRDGSADCNPYLLLALEIAAGLAGIENELEPTAETTGNAYEEQEHQPIPTDLATAVALARESSLMAEVLGADLLEILIQQSEREIEFIANQVTPVEIERYLENF; translated from the coding sequence ATGGGCCAGGCACATAAACCGCTTCCAGAGGGTGTCCATACCGTGGTGCTCGGAATGGGTGACTTGAACGGGTTGTTAAGGGGTAAACGCATCCCGGCGGAAAACTGGGCCAATATCTGTGAGTCCGGAATGGCGATGTCGAACGCCACCTTTGCCATCGATATGACCTGCGATGTGTGGGACACCCCCTATACGAATTGGGACACTGGCTACCCGGACATGTATGTCATGCCCATTGGTGAGGTCCACCCGATCCCCTGGGAAGAGGGCGTCGTCTATTCGTTCGCCGAAGTCGTAGGCGCAGATCATCAACCACTCGCGATAGACCCGCGGGCTGCGCTTGTGAGAGTTTTACAAAAAGCTGCTGACATGGAGTATGAGGTGCGTATCGGTACTGAACTTGAGTTCTACCTGCTGGACAAAGAAACTTTGAAACCCAGAGATCGCGGTATCCAGGTTTATGGTCTGCCCAGGGCAGCTGAGCTCGAACATGTGTTGGGACCGATTCGCCGTCATTTGACCGCAGTCGGTATACCCATCGAGCAGTCCAACCCGGAATACGCGGCTGGTCAGGTTGAAGTCAACATTCGATACGACGAAGCACTGACTGCTGCGGACCGCGTGGTCACGTTCAGAGGGCTTGTCAAAGAATTGGGAAACACGCACGGGTACCATGCAACGTTCATGTCCAAACCCTTTTTCGCCGAGTCCGGTAATGGGTTCCACGTTCATCACTCATTGTGGCGAGACGGCAAAAACCAGATGGCTGACAATGGCGCACTGTCAAAGCTTGGACGCCACTACCTGGCTGGTCTGCAAAAACACATGGTGGAAATGTCCATGGTGTCTGCCACAACACCGAACGCCTACCGCCGCCGCCAACCCTACTCTTTCTGCCCGATAAACAACGCTTGGGGGGTCGATAACCGAACGGTTGGACTGCGTGTCATCCTGGGCAACGACAGCGCAGTCCGGGTAGAAAAACGGGACGGTTCGGCAGATTGCAATCCCTATCTCTTACTGGCGCTGGAAATCGCTGCCGGTCTTGCTGGGATAGAGAACGAGCTCGAACCGACGGCTGAAACCACAGGCAACGCATATGAGGAACAAGAACATCAACCCATACCGACTGACCTTGCAACGGCTGTGGCACTCGCCCGCGAATCTAGTCTCATGGCCGAGGTACTGGGGGCGGATTTACTCGAGATCCTGATTCAGCAGTCGGAACGGGAAATAGAGTTCATCGCCAACCAGGTCACGCCCGTTGAAATTGAGCGGTACTTGGAAAATTTCTGA
- a CDS encoding FAD-dependent oxidoreductase, whose protein sequence is MPSNGELTVPTSTHAVVVGAGIAGVMTARYLRRRGCSVMLVDRWEPGHSRASSSDYNRILRAIHGSDEMYTRWVREARLRWMELEQELNTELYIECGALILAEEGHSTWEEVTMPTFDKLGVPYVRVGPDELPVRFPQFDFRKVAFGLWEPEAGMVLAHRAVTETFKQFLREGGQFRRGRVITDETETPILDGKPLPADLVVMCCGSWLAYLFRQTLGAMLKVIRQDIVYTSTPDGDRSFDADQMPCFVDHGYGAYGVPSVYGWGVKAAIAWHATDIDLDDEDRVVDQSAIARSRQYWAYRFPRLAHEIVIDQKACHISMTPDTHFIIDFHPRHSNVLIVGGCSGHLFKHGPMLGDYVAGVGLQEWGTAPRFKIGPRTSMPMSESPSGR, encoded by the coding sequence ATGCCGAGCAATGGTGAGTTGACAGTGCCCACGTCTACACATGCTGTGGTAGTTGGTGCGGGAATTGCTGGTGTAATGACCGCCCGCTACCTCCGACGACGAGGCTGCAGCGTGATGCTGGTCGATCGCTGGGAGCCCGGTCATTCGCGCGCATCATCTTCCGACTACAACCGGATTCTGCGCGCTATTCATGGCAGTGATGAGATGTACACCCGCTGGGTGCGTGAAGCGCGGCTGCGCTGGATGGAGCTGGAACAGGAGCTCAACACAGAACTCTACATCGAGTGCGGTGCGCTGATTCTGGCCGAAGAAGGTCACAGCACCTGGGAAGAGGTCACCATGCCCACGTTCGACAAACTGGGTGTTCCCTATGTGCGTGTCGGGCCTGATGAATTACCGGTACGATTTCCGCAGTTTGATTTTCGCAAAGTGGCTTTCGGGTTATGGGAGCCTGAAGCCGGTATGGTGCTAGCCCATCGTGCGGTTACTGAAACTTTTAAGCAGTTCCTGCGTGAAGGGGGTCAGTTTCGCAGGGGTCGCGTGATCACAGACGAAACCGAGACACCGATTTTGGATGGAAAACCGCTGCCCGCTGATCTGGTGGTTATGTGTTGTGGGTCGTGGCTTGCATACCTGTTTCGCCAGACCTTAGGTGCCATGCTGAAGGTGATCCGACAGGATATTGTTTACACGTCGACACCTGATGGTGATCGGTCATTTGACGCTGATCAGATGCCCTGTTTTGTGGATCATGGGTATGGGGCTTACGGAGTCCCGTCGGTCTACGGCTGGGGGGTTAAGGCTGCAATCGCCTGGCATGCCACAGATATTGATCTGGATGATGAGGATCGGGTGGTCGACCAGTCGGCTATTGCCCGGTCACGGCAGTACTGGGCTTACCGGTTTCCACGCCTTGCACATGAAATTGTGATCGACCAGAAAGCTTGTCATATCTCGATGACGCCGGACACGCACTTCATCATAGATTTCCACCCTCGGCACAGCAACGTGCTGATCGTCGGCGGGTGTTCAGGCCACCTGTTTAAACACGGCCCGATGCTTGGAGATTATGTTGCCGGGGTTGGTTTACAGGAGTGGGGAACAGCGCCGCGGTTCAAGATCGGCCCGCGGACTTCGATGCCGATGAGCGAATCGCCTTCGGGACGTTAG
- a CDS encoding FMN-binding glutamate synthase family protein yields the protein MADDLKTPYSYPFATPAEDAVAMTDGADANRPAGVPSSYEKGGSVRWTPQSISEVHALSRLGRYQIRGFNTFNHRMPTFDDLTFVPATMTRLPLEGYRESCDTRTVLGNRPGLVEKPIELDIPIYIASMSFGALSAPAKAALGYGASKVGSMTCTGEGGMLEEERQASSTLVYQMTPSRYMLDLEHLRMADGIELVVGQGAKPGTGGVLLGMKVSDRVAAMRSLPEGVDQRSTVRHPDFLGADDMQVKIEELREATNYQVPIFLKMGATRPRYDVAIAAKAGVDVIVVDGAEGGTGASPELLLDHTGIPLISAIRAAREALDDCGKTDEVSLVAAGGIRSGTDVAKCLALGADAVMIGTAGLVALGCNSPRYFDDYAALGTAPGRCHHCHTGLCPVGVATQDPELEKRVDVPAASERVARFLTAMTMEVSLLAKACGKSNVHNLEVEDLRAMSLEASAFTGVKLAGIDRPYSW from the coding sequence ATGGCTGATGATCTGAAAACACCCTATAGCTATCCGTTTGCGACACCCGCAGAAGACGCTGTCGCAATGACAGACGGCGCCGATGCTAACCGGCCAGCCGGTGTCCCTTCGTCTTATGAAAAAGGTGGTTCTGTCCGTTGGACACCCCAATCTATCTCCGAGGTGCATGCACTGTCTCGCCTGGGCCGTTACCAAATCCGAGGCTTTAATACCTTCAACCACCGGATGCCCACGTTCGATGACCTGACATTCGTACCGGCCACCATGACCCGCCTGCCGCTTGAGGGTTACCGGGAAAGCTGTGACACGCGCACCGTTTTGGGCAATCGTCCCGGTCTGGTTGAAAAACCGATTGAACTGGACATTCCTATTTACATTGCATCCATGTCGTTCGGTGCGCTGTCCGCGCCGGCGAAGGCTGCACTGGGATACGGCGCATCCAAAGTTGGCAGTATGACGTGCACCGGCGAAGGGGGCATGCTGGAAGAAGAGCGACAAGCCTCCAGCACACTGGTCTACCAAATGACCCCGTCGCGCTACATGCTCGACCTCGAGCATCTGCGCATGGCGGATGGGATTGAGCTGGTCGTGGGGCAGGGGGCCAAACCCGGCACCGGCGGTGTGCTGCTGGGGATGAAAGTCTCAGACAGAGTGGCCGCGATGCGTTCTCTGCCTGAAGGTGTTGATCAGCGGTCCACCGTCCGCCACCCGGATTTTCTAGGCGCCGACGACATGCAGGTCAAAATCGAGGAACTGCGCGAGGCAACCAATTACCAGGTGCCGATTTTTCTCAAGATGGGCGCTACCCGGCCACGTTACGATGTTGCCATCGCAGCCAAAGCCGGGGTGGACGTCATCGTCGTCGATGGTGCTGAAGGCGGCACCGGGGCGTCCCCAGAACTGCTACTCGACCATACCGGCATACCGCTTATTTCTGCGATTCGCGCTGCGCGTGAGGCACTGGATGACTGCGGCAAGACTGACGAAGTCTCACTGGTCGCGGCCGGCGGCATCCGTTCCGGCACGGACGTTGCCAAATGCCTCGCACTGGGCGCCGATGCGGTAATGATCGGTACAGCCGGTCTCGTCGCCCTGGGCTGTAATTCACCCCGCTACTTTGATGACTATGCGGCGCTGGGCACCGCACCGGGTCGATGTCACCACTGCCATACCGGTCTATGTCCAGTTGGCGTGGCAACACAGGACCCTGAGTTGGAAAAACGCGTGGACGTTCCAGCTGCATCCGAACGTGTGGCGCGATTCCTGACAGCGATGACCATGGAAGTCTCGCTGCTGGCTAAAGCCTGCGGTAAATCCAATGTCCACAACCTTGAAGTGGAAGACCTCAGAGCTATGTCACTGGAAGCATCAGCCTTCACTGGCGTCAAGCTCGCCGGTATTGACCGACCCTACAGCTGGTAG
- a CDS encoding protein glxC, producing MNGHEVRVANRPLRECNQAIRAGIESGQPVTVTDTRSRHNLGIGLPAGAEVHFEGSVGYYCGGLNNGAHITVSHNAGWAAGEAMASGEITINGYAGMSLGASMRGGLIHVKGDAGPRCGISMKGGDIIVEGTIGYLSGFMAHAGRIIALGGADEACADSLWGGEVWIAGPIASLGVDSKIAQPTDDEIEQIEGLLASRGLDNGSRSWQKIVSAQRLWHFESRDASAWLMI from the coding sequence ATGAACGGACACGAAGTTCGGGTTGCCAACCGACCGCTACGCGAGTGCAACCAGGCGATTCGGGCTGGAATCGAATCCGGCCAGCCCGTCACCGTGACTGATACCCGTTCCCGCCATAATCTAGGCATCGGCCTGCCTGCTGGTGCAGAGGTTCATTTCGAGGGCAGTGTCGGGTACTACTGTGGCGGTCTCAACAACGGCGCCCACATCACGGTATCGCACAACGCCGGCTGGGCCGCGGGAGAGGCCATGGCCAGCGGCGAAATCACGATAAACGGCTATGCCGGTATGAGCCTCGGGGCCTCGATGCGCGGTGGTCTGATTCACGTCAAAGGGGATGCCGGCCCTCGCTGTGGTATCTCCATGAAAGGCGGCGACATTATTGTCGAAGGCACGATCGGCTATCTGTCGGGGTTTATGGCACACGCCGGCCGCATCATCGCGCTGGGTGGCGCCGACGAGGCGTGTGCTGATTCCCTCTGGGGCGGTGAAGTCTGGATCGCAGGCCCCATTGCGTCTTTGGGTGTGGATTCAAAAATCGCGCAACCGACTGACGATGAAATTGAACAAATCGAGGGTCTGCTCGCCAGCAGGGGCCTGGATAACGGCAGCCGCTCTTGGCAGAAAATCGTATCGGCGCAGCGGCTATGGCACTTTGAAAGTCGAGATGCAAGCGCATGGCTGATGATCTGA
- a CDS encoding glutamine amidotransferase, producing MCGIAGRILAEPGRVGADLVKLMHAQRHRGADSTGFALYGKPLETGYIVRAITARRQNLSADLEFFLGLLREHGSDFLSDPTHDEADSDHVSVRMEIREPTSVTDWVHQIDEYSDRIEVQSVGRALEIVKDLGGAAEVAEKHNIRDFIGSHGLGHARMATESDVSPTASHPFWARPFPDVAIVHNGQITDYYTWRARLERKGYRFMTENDSELLAVWISDRMSQGETQADALKRSLTEIDGCFTFLYSNHDRLGFAKDRWAIKPLVAVDSNGTLSIATEEQAVRTIHLDEVEVVNFDGPSLTQTWQTHSSLDRAA from the coding sequence ATGTGTGGTATAGCAGGCAGAATTCTGGCTGAACCCGGTCGGGTTGGCGCAGACCTCGTCAAGCTGATGCACGCCCAGCGCCACCGTGGTGCGGATTCAACCGGCTTTGCGCTTTACGGCAAACCCCTTGAGACCGGTTATATTGTGCGGGCGATAACTGCCCGACGACAGAATCTGTCGGCAGATCTTGAATTTTTTCTCGGCCTTCTGCGTGAGCACGGCAGCGACTTTTTGAGCGACCCAACCCATGACGAGGCTGATTCAGATCATGTGTCTGTGCGCATGGAGATTCGTGAGCCCACGTCTGTCACAGATTGGGTGCATCAGATCGACGAATATTCTGATCGAATTGAAGTGCAGTCTGTCGGCCGGGCTCTGGAAATTGTAAAGGACCTCGGCGGTGCCGCAGAGGTCGCGGAAAAACACAACATCCGTGATTTCATTGGTTCACACGGACTGGGCCATGCTCGGATGGCGACGGAATCGGATGTGTCACCGACTGCCAGCCATCCATTCTGGGCCCGACCTTTTCCCGATGTCGCCATTGTTCACAACGGCCAGATTACCGATTACTACACCTGGCGGGCACGACTGGAACGAAAAGGCTACCGTTTCATGACTGAAAACGACAGTGAGCTGCTGGCGGTATGGATATCCGACCGTATGAGCCAAGGCGAGACCCAGGCTGATGCATTGAAGCGTTCGCTGACGGAGATCGATGGCTGCTTCACCTTTCTGTACAGCAACCACGACCGGCTGGGATTCGCAAAAGATCGTTGGGCCATTAAGCCGCTGGTGGCGGTAGACAGCAACGGTACACTCTCGATCGCAACCGAAGAGCAAGCTGTACGAACAATTCACCTTGACGAAGTCGAAGTGGTCAACTTTGACGGTCCCAGCCTGACGCAGACCTGGCAGACTCACTCATCGCTGGACCGTGCAGCATGA